In Terriglobia bacterium, the genomic stretch CGGGCGGCGTCCAGTTCATGGCGCGCCGTCTTGATCTCCAGTTCAATTTCCGCGATGCGCGCCCGCACCTGTTCAGACTCATGCTGCAACTGGACGCCGGTGGCCTCGGCGGCAGCTTTCTCTACGGCCAGCGCCTGCAAACGGTCGGCGATTTGCAGATTTTCTGCTTCGCGCTGCTGCTTCTCCGCCGCGGCCGACTGAATCTGGGTTTGCAGTTGCTCGACTTGGCGCGCTGCGTCGGCGGCGAGCGACTCCATGCGTTCCAGAGCCGCGGAAGCCGAGCGCCGGCGTTCTTCGAGTCCCGCCATGCGGGCAGCGGCGTCGGCCACCGTGTTGGCCGTGACGTCGCGCGCGGTCTTCAGGAACGCAAGCTGCTCCTGGACGGCGCGAATTTCGTCTTCCAGCGCCTGGCGTTGTTGTTCCAGGGCCAGCGCCTGCTCGCGTTTTTCGGCGACGGCCGCCTCTTTTTCGTTGCGCTCCGAACGGGTGCGCTCAAATTCCAATCGGTAGGTGCTTAGTCGCTGTTCGGCGCGCGCCAGTTCGCTTTCCAGTTGTTTCAGCGCGTGGCCGGACGTGAGCGCCTGCTTCTCCGCTTCGCGACGCTCTTCTTCCAGGTTGCCCAGCAGTTTGGTCAGCTCCGCCAGCTCGCGGACCAGCACGTGGACTTTGCTTTGCTCGTTCTGAATGGCTGATTCCAGGTCGTTGCAGGTCTTGGTCACGTCGCGCAGCTCGCGCTTCAGCGAAAGCGGACCTTCACTCCGCTGCTTGCCGCCCGTGACGGTCACGTTGTGAAAGACTTCGCCGTTGGCGGAGAGGAAGTAGGCGTCTGGGTTCTCCAGCGCCAGGCTGCGCGCGATGTTGGAATCGGGAGCAATGTAGCCGTCGCGCAGCTTGGGCAGCACTACTTCCAGCGACCGTCCAAACCCATCCAGCACGCGAATGCAATTCTTCAGCGATACCAGGTCCTCCGGACGGTGCGTGCTGGGCGGAGGAGCGTCACTTCCCGCGAAGGAGAATTTAGCTTGGGAATCTTCCGGGTGGACCAGGAAAGTCGCGCGGCCGTCGGCGTCGGTCTGCAAAAGGCGCACGCCTTCATTGGCCGAGTCCCAGGACTTCACCACGACAAAGTTCAGCTCGTCGCGCAAGAATTCTTCCACCACGTTCTCATAGCGGGTCTCGACTTCGAGAAAATCCGCCAGCACGCCGGCCGGAGCAAAGCCCTGGCCCAGGGCGCTCGACTGAAACAGCCGCTTGACTGACTCGGTGGAGTAGCCGTGCTCATTAATGACCGATTCGAGCGAGTTCTTTTTGCCCAGGTTGGTGGCAAACTCGGCACGCAACGTGTCCAGGTGCAGCTTGGCGTGCTCTTCTTCTTTGCGCTTGGAATCAATGTGGTTGCGCGTCTCGCCGATGCGCGCGGTGAGCGCTTCCACTGACTGGCTGTTGCTCTCAAACTCAAACGTGATCTGCCCGCGCTTGCCGCCAAAGCCCTCCAGGTCCGTTTGGGCGGACGTCATCTCGCGCTCCAGGCGCTGTGACTCGCGGTCCAGTGAGAGCATGTGCTCCTCCGCCTGGGTAATCTGGTTGCGCACCTGCGAGGCCGACGACATCACTTCCAGCACTTGCTGGCGGCGCGCTTCCTGCTGGCGCTCCACGTCCGTCAATGACGTGGCTGAAGCCTGTGCTTCCTGCTGGCGCATCTGCCATTCATGCTGTGCCGCAGCGACTTCAGAAGCCGCGGACTCGGCAAACTGGTGGTTGGTCTGCAATTCTTCCGTCAGCGAAAGCAGTTGCGCCTGGCCGCGTTCCAGTTCAGCAGTAGCCGCGGCAGAACGCGCTTCTAACTCGGCGCAGCGCTCCTGGTTGGCGGCGCGGCGTCCGGTGGCCCGTTCGGTCTCCAGAGCGATGGCTGTTCCGGTCTGGCTGTTGTGCGCGATCTCGCTCTCAATGGTGTAGCCGCGCTGCGTGCGCTCAGAGTGCTCGGCTTCTTTGGCGCTTACCGACTCCTGCCGTCCGCGAATCTCTTCGCCAACCGACACCATCGCAGCTTGAATGCCGCTCTCATCGCGGCCCATCTGAGCGAAGCGGCTGGCCAGCACCACGCGCAGCTTCTCGCGCATTTCATCGCGCAGCCGCCCGTAACGCTCCGCCTTAGACGCCTGGCGTTTGAGCGAGTTCATCTGTCGCGTGACTTCTTCGAAGATGTCATTGATGCGCGCCAGGTTCAGCCGCGCCTGCTCCAGCCGGGCTTCCGCAAGGCGCTTTTTGGTTTTGAATTTGGTGATGCCCGCAGCTTCTTCGATAATCGCCCGGCGGTCATGCGGCTTGCTGCTTAGAATTTGCCCGATGCGTCCCTGCTCGATGATGGCGTAGGACTCCGGCCCCAGGCCGGTGCCCATAAAGATGTCCTGAATGTCGCGCAACCGGCAGAGCTTGCCGTTCAGGAGATATTCGCTTTCTCCGGTGCGGAACAGGCGGCGCGTGACCATCATTTCGCCTTTGGAAAAATGCATGGGCTTGAACTTGCGCCGGCGAATCTTCAGGACCACGACGCCGCCACTGGTCTGCGCGGCTTGAGCGTCAGGCTCTGCTGCCGATTGCTGGTCACCCATCTCCGTTTCTGCGTGCACTGTTTCTTGCGAAACCCCAGTCTCTTGCGAAACGTCAGACGCGGCTTCAGCGCCTACATCGGCGCCATCTGCTTCCGCAGCTTCGCCGTCGGAAGGTTGCTCTGCGCCTTCCATGCCTTCTTTCCAGTCCAGCGGCCCCGGCTGCACTTCGGCGGTAGCGGCTTCGGTAGCTTCGGCGGCAGAGGCGCGGAACCCAGCTTCGTCCCAATCGTCGTCACTGTTGGGACCGGAAGGCAGGTCGTCTTGAATATCAATTTCCGGTTCGTCGCTGATCTTGCCTTCGTACAACTGGGGATCAATCAGCGTGAGCGATACTTCCGCCATGCCGGTGGGCTTGCGGTCACGCGTGCCGGCAAAGATGACGTCTTCCATGCGCACGCCGCGCAGGCTCTTGGCGGACTGCTCGCCCAGCACCCAGGAGATGGCGTCCGCAATATTGGATTTGCCGCAACCGTTGGGGCCCACCACCGCAGCAATGCCTTCGCCCGGAAACTTCAGTTCCGTGCGGTCACAAAAGGACTTGAATCCGAGGATTTGTACTTTCTTCAGCTTGAGCAACTTCCAACTCCTTCAGGATGGCCAATCGTAACCCGGCACTGAGCAGGGCTGGTAGCGATTTAACTCCGGGTC encodes the following:
- the smc gene encoding chromosome segregation protein SMC, with product MLKLKKVQILGFKSFCDRTELKFPGEGIAAVVGPNGCGKSNIADAISWVLGEQSAKSLRGVRMEDVIFAGTRDRKPTGMAEVSLTLIDPQLYEGKISDEPEIDIQDDLPSGPNSDDDWDEAGFRASAAEATEAATAEVQPGPLDWKEGMEGAEQPSDGEAAEADGADVGAEAASDVSQETGVSQETVHAETEMGDQQSAAEPDAQAAQTSGGVVVLKIRRRKFKPMHFSKGEMMVTRRLFRTGESEYLLNGKLCRLRDIQDIFMGTGLGPESYAIIEQGRIGQILSSKPHDRRAIIEEAAGITKFKTKKRLAEARLEQARLNLARINDIFEEVTRQMNSLKRQASKAERYGRLRDEMREKLRVVLASRFAQMGRDESGIQAAMVSVGEEIRGRQESVSAKEAEHSERTQRGYTIESEIAHNSQTGTAIALETERATGRRAANQERCAELEARSAAATAELERGQAQLLSLTEELQTNHQFAESAASEVAAAQHEWQMRQQEAQASATSLTDVERQQEARRQQVLEVMSSASQVRNQITQAEEHMLSLDRESQRLEREMTSAQTDLEGFGGKRGQITFEFESNSQSVEALTARIGETRNHIDSKRKEEEHAKLHLDTLRAEFATNLGKKNSLESVINEHGYSTESVKRLFQSSALGQGFAPAGVLADFLEVETRYENVVEEFLRDELNFVVVKSWDSANEGVRLLQTDADGRATFLVHPEDSQAKFSFAGSDAPPPSTHRPEDLVSLKNCIRVLDGFGRSLEVVLPKLRDGYIAPDSNIARSLALENPDAYFLSANGEVFHNVTVTGGKQRSEGPLSLKRELRDVTKTCNDLESAIQNEQSKVHVLVRELAELTKLLGNLEEERREAEKQALTSGHALKQLESELARAEQRLSTYRLEFERTRSERNEKEAAVAEKREQALALEQQRQALEDEIRAVQEQLAFLKTARDVTANTVADAAARMAGLEERRRSASAALERMESLAADAARQVEQLQTQIQSAAAEKQQREAENLQIADRLQALAVEKAAAEATGVQLQHESEQVRARIAEIELEIKTARHELDAARDRKSDLGQQLAKLQSDLQHMAEMCLNELSVTADDLRANAEILLVEGEQLVAEDLAYREMRTKLENMGPVNMMALEEFRETEQRHQFLETQRKDLLDSIENTQATIKEIDEFSRQKFQEAFERINENFQFTFRKLFGGGQAFMRLTDEVNTSESGIDVVASPPGKKLQNVLLLSGGEKALTALSLLVGIFQYQPSPFCILDEVDAPLDEANIGRFTELIREMAVETQFIIITHSKKTMSIAPVMYGVTMQEPGVSKIVSVKFGQENGLQRATA